In Nitrosarchaeum sp., the genomic stretch ACGTCTTTGGCGATGTATTGTTCATTCTCAGTTAATTGTAATGTAGAAAAAAAATCATAGCAGTGATCTATTGATAAGTCACATACATCCATTATTCCTTTATCATTGATTTTTACTGCAAGTGACTCTGGTTTTAATTTTTTTCCATTACATGCAGTGCAAGGGGTATCTCGCATGAATTGTTTTAGCCATTCACGTTTAGATTCAGAATCGGTCTCCATAAATGACCGCTGAAGATTGACAAGTACTCCTTCAAAGGCATCAGTGTATTGCCAAGATGAATCACCAGACTTTGATTGATATTTAAAATCAATCAAATCGTTTGAGCCATGTAAAATAATTTTAAGATGTTTTAGAGATATTTTTTCAATTGGGGTCATTAAATCAAAACCAAATTTTTTACCAACAGCTCTTAACGCTTGTTTTCTAAATGCAGAAAATCTTCCACTCCAGGGAACAATTGCGCCATCTAAAATGGATTTACTTTTATCTGGAATTACAAGATCTTCATCAAACTCCATCTTCACTCCCAAACCATTACATGCTTTACACATTCCAAATGGTGAGTTAAATGAGAAGGTTCGTGGTTCTAGATCACCAATTGTCAGACCACAGTAAGGGCAAGCATTATTTTGAGAAAATATCTTTTCAGATTTATCAGAAGAAACCATAACATCGCCTTTTGATGCTTTTATTGCAGTTTGTATTGCTTCAAAAAGCCTAGATCTTTCAGATTTTTCTGCCTGAATTCTGTCAACTACAATCTCAATATTATGCCATTTTTGTCTATCAAGTGGAGAAATTGGCTCATCAAGGCTTAAAATTTCCCCATTTAGGCGTATTCTAGAGTATCCATCTTTTTTTATCTGTTCAAATAATTTTTCATACGTTCCTTTTTTTCTTTGAACAATTGGAGATAAAATCAAAATCTTTTGATCAGCAAAATCTCTGAGAATAGAATCACAGATTGTTTCAACGGATTGACTGGAAATTTTTCGTGAACAATTCACACAATAAGGAATTCCAATTCTTGCAAAAAGTAGTCTCATATAATCATAAATTTCAGTAGTGGTTCCAACAGTAGAACGTGGGTTTTTGCTTGTTGTTTTTTGTTGAATAGATATTGCAGGCGAAAGACCTTCAATAGAATCAACATCAGGTTTGTCCATCATTTCAAGAAATTGTCTTGCATATGCAGAAAGAGATTCAACATAACGTCTCTGTCCTTCAGCATAAATCGTATCAAAAGCTAAAGTTGATTTTCCAGAACCAGATAACCCACTAATTACAACGAGTTTATTTTTTGGAATGTCTACATTAATATTTTTTAAATTATGGTGTCTTGCACCACGAATTTTTAATTTATTTTCTGCCATCTTTAAATTTGATCTCTTTTTCCAGTCTTTTTATTCTATCTCGGCATTCAATTGCTCGCTCAAAATCTAATTCTTCAGAATATTTTTTCATTTGGTATTCTAACTCGATAATATCAGTAGCAAGATCATGAGTTGATTTTAGTTTAGATTCATCTAATGTTGTAACTTGTTCAGGAACTGACTTTATGATAGTCTTGGGAGTGATGTTGTGTTCTTTATTGAATTGTATTTGTTTTTCTTTACGCCTTTTAGTTTCATTTATTGCATTAGACATGGATTTTGTAATAGTATCAGCATACATGATTACTGTTCCATTTTCATTTCTTGCCGCTCTTCCAAAAGTTTGAATTAAACTAGTAAAATTTCTGAGGAATCCTTCCTTGTCTGCATCAAGTATTGCAACAAGGGAAACTTCAGGAATATCCAATCCTTCCCTTAACAAATTAATTCCAACTAGAACATCAAATTCACCTAATCGTAGTTGTCGAATAAGTTCTGTCCTTTGTAATCCCTCGATTTCAGAGTGCATGTATCTTACTCTAACTTGCTTTTTGGAGAGGTACTCAGCTAGGTCTTCAGCCATACGTTTTGTCAAAGTTGTGACTAAAACGCGTTCATTTTTGACGGATCTTTTAGCAATTTCCTGGATTAAATCATCCATTTGATCTTTAGTAGATCTAATTTCTACAACAGGGTCTAATAGACCAGTTGGTCGTACTAGTTGTTCGGCAATTTGAGAAGATATTTTTTTCTCATAATCACTGGGAGTTGCAGAAACAAAAATAGTATTTTTTAGATAATCTTCAAATTCTTCAAATTTTAATGGTCTGTTATCATATGCGCTAGGTAAGCGAAAACCATATGTTACTAGTTGTTGTTTTCTTGAATAATCACCTTTGTACATTCCATGTAGTTGTGGCAATGTAACATGTGATTCATCAATAACAAGCAAATAATCATCACCAAAAAAATCCATCAGGCAAAATGCTTTCTCACCAGCTTTTCTTCCATCAAAATGTCTTGAATAATTTTCAATTCCTGAACAATAACCTAATTCTTCAATCATTTCTAGATCATATTTTGTTCTCATCTCTAATCGTTGTTTTTCTAGTTCGTTGAGTTCAGGTAATCTTTGTTTTAGTTCATTTTTGATTGAGAGGATAGCCTTTTCTCTAACATCTTTTGCTATCAAGTAATGTTTGGCTGGAAATATTTTCATCTGAGTTATGATACGTTTTTCTTTAAGCGAGATATTATCTAACAAAGTTATTTTTTCTACATCATCACCAAACATTGAAATTCGAACAATATCTTCAGAATATGCAGGAATGATATCTATAGTATCACCTTTTACTCTAAAATTTCCAGGAGCCACTTCAGTATCATTTCTTTCATATCGTGCATCAATGAATTTTTTTATAAGATCATTTCTTTTTATTACATCACCGGTATTAATTGTAATTGCCAGATCCTCCCAGTCTTTTGGATTACCAAGCGAGTAGATACAAGATACTGTAGACACAATAATAGTAGGCTCGCCAGATAGAAGCATTGCAGTTGCCTCTAAACGCAGTTTTTCAATTTTTTCATTAATCTGAGTATCTTTTTCAATATATGTATCGGTCTGAGGCAGATAACTTTCAGGCTGATAGTAATCATAGTATGATACAAAATATCCAACATTGTTTTTTGGAAAAAACTGTTTTAGTTCAGAATAAAGTTGTGCAGCCAAAGTCTTATTGTGAGAAATTACTAGTGTGTTCTTTCCAGTTCTTGCAATTACATTTGCAATTGAAAATGTCTTTCCACTTCCTGTTACACCTAATAGTGTCTGAACCGTTCCTTTTTTTACACCTGAAATTAAAGTGTCAATAGCTTGAGGTTGATCACCTGTAGGCTCATATTCAGATACAAGTTCAAATTTATGGATTTGTTGCAACAGTTACAATCGTCTAAAACTGAACTTATAGCTAACTATTCTCCAAGGGTTACCTACGGTACACCATAATTTAGCATATGTTAGCATTAGTACCAGATTTTGATTTTATTTATTAATTAAAAATCTAAAATTTAGTTAGGAAAAAGATTGCATTGTTTGCAATTGTAAGTTTGAGAACAGAACAAGCGATTGTTGTTCATCTAATTGTAGCGTGGAAGTGATAGAAATAGTCATATCAAAAAAGGTTGAAATTCAAACCACAAGATTTTACCAAACTGGTTCATCAACCATCTGCAATCCAGAACTAGTAATTTCAAATCCCATTATTTTCAAAGTTTCTTTTGCAGTTGGAGAATTTCTTTTTAGTATTTGTTGTGCCAAATGAACTCTACTTTCAGGACGCATGTTTTGTCCAATTTTGTATTTACCTGAAAGAACTTCAGGGATAACTTTGATAACTGCTACTGCATCTAAAACTCTCATAGAAGATTGGATCGGATCATATCCACCCTCAGGCTGATATTTTTTCATTAAGCCATTTAACGCAAGTGTTTTTTCTTCCTTGCTTGATACTAGTGATGCAGTACCTTTGATTACAACGCTGACATACAATGTATCAGCCAGAGATGCATCTTTTGGATCTTCAAAATATGAGGGTAAAAATTCCAACTCTCTATCAACTTCAAACCCAACTTTACAGTTTCTATTGATGTTATCTATTTTTTCACCTTTGATATGCGAATGCATGTATACAGAATTATTTAAAAAAACAAAATTCATTGGGATTATCTGAGGATATCCATTCTCATCAATACTTGAAATACGTCCAACATGTTCTTGATTCAAAAATTCTTTAATTTTTTGGGGTGACTTTATTTGTAAAATTCCAACTAGTTGCAATAAAAGCAATTCTACTAATAATATTATAAATCCAGATCATTAATCGCTAAAATACAAGGTAATTAAAGAAAATTATGGACGATCCATATCTGAATGAATTAAAAAATGAGTTCAAAAAATATTCCTCAGAATTAAAAATATTAAAAAAAAATCTCTTAAAATCAACTTCTCCAGAGGAACAATCAAAAATTATAAAAAAAATAGATAAAGTTGCCAAAGAGATGGAAAAAAATCAAACACAATCAGCTAAAGTAACAAAATCAAGATTAAAAGAAATCACTAGAACAAAAAAATTCTAAATGTGAAATAAGATTCCTAAAATATAGGATTAATGTAGAGAATAAGAGTTGGATGAAAAAGAAGAAGAATGGATGGAAGCAACAAATTTAGTGCTTAAAACACTTGAAGATTGGGGATCAAATTCAAAATTCATTTGGTTTAGAGAGTTACACAGAATTTCAGATGTTGACAAAGGGCAATTAAGAAATATTCTCAATGAATTAAAAAAATCAAAAGATGTAAAACAGATGCATGGTACAAATAATAGAATATTTTTTTGTCTAAGTAAATACTATACAAAATGCCATGATGCAGAATTTAGATTTAAAGGAAAACCAATAATGCTAAGAGATGGAAGTAAAGTCAAAGTAATTCAAGGTGAAACAAACGCAACTGCACGTACAAGAAAAAGAATTGAAAAACAACACAAAAAACGACAAGTGAGATCATACACTAGAATGAAAAGTAAAAACAGGCGACCACATAAATCATGATTTAATTTTGTGGAAGATTTTCTGCATTTCTGCGCATAAGATTGAATTCAGCACGTTTTAGTTTTGTAGATTCTGCAAGATCTTCAGTCATATCATAAAGATCATGGATTTCTAGATTTGAAACTATTTCATCTTCTTTTTGATCTTCCAAGTCCATCTCAATGTTAGATAAAATATCAATATTTTCTTCGAGAATTTTGATGCACTTTTTTATTGCCTCAGGAAGTTCGTCATCCATACCAATTAGCAAGTTATGGTATAGTAAATGATTTTCGATTTAAAACAGACTTATTTTTGGATTTGTTCACGCAGGTAAGGCATCACATGGCTTGCAAATTTATCAATTGAACCAAAGTAATTCTTACCCCAGAATCTAATTACGAAATGATTTACACCTGCTTTCATAAATCGTTCAAATGTAGGAATAATATCATCAGGAGTACCAACAGCAGTTGATGAGCGAGCAATTTTATCAGGAATTTTTGTTGCAGCTTCTCTCATTTTTACAATCCAAGATTGATCAGACATTGAATATTCTGTAAAGTATTTTACAAAATCAAACCCTTCAATTTCTTTAATGCCATGTACTCGTAAGACTTCAGGCTTGAACAAACTTACCTTTACAGCTTCTTTCATTTTTGCCCATGATTCTTCTGCATCTTCTGAAAAGTAAACGTCAATATCAAGTGCGTATTGGAACTTATCTTTTTCTTCTTGAGTACGATTATGTTTATTCATAGATGTTTGAATTTGTTTTGCATGATCTTCAAATAATTCAGGAGTATAACCAATTGGCAACCATCCTTCTCCTAATTTTCCAGTGAGTTCTAAAGTGCGAGTACCGCCTGATGCCATGTAAGTTGGTGGATGTGGTTTTCTAATTGGAGGTGCTTGAAGACATGCACCTTCTAGTTTGTAATATTTACCATCATAGTTTACAGTATTATCAGGAGTTGAACCATACAATGTTTTGATAACTTGAATTTGTTCTTCCCATTTTGAAACTGGTTTTTCAAATGGAATACAAAATTCTTTTAAATTTTGAGCTTCACCTGCACCAATTCCTAAAATTGCTCTTCCTTTTGAAACTCTATCAAGTGTAATTGCAGCTAATGCAATGTTTGAGGGATGTCTTCTGATTGCATCAGTGACACAAGTTCCCAGTTCAACATTATTTGTAACTGCAGCGATTGCAGAAAGCATTACCCAAGGATCTAAAACTATAGCATTTCTCCATTGGGGCACATTTGTGTGGTCCATATAGAAAATAGAATCATAGCCAGTTTTATCGGCAAGCATACAGGCAGTTAAAATTTGATCTTCAGAATATCCTGCACGGGCAACATTTAATCCGTTTTGAATACCGAACTTTAATGGCTTTTCAGTAATCATACAATTAGACTAAAACATTAGCATAAATAAGTTTAGTCAAAACGAGAATCGTTATAATGTATCAATAAAATAGAAAAAAAGTAAAATCCGTGTGGATTTTTTATAGATTACCTGATTTAATATCCTCTAGACACTTGATGACATCTTGTTTAGTGATTGGAATTGGATTTGGATCCAAATGTCCCCTGTCAGTCATTACAGTATCTGCTGCTTCTGATACGTCAGCCTTTAGAGTCAATCTATCAAAGCCAAGTTTAGCCATGGCTTCTTTGAATCTATCATAGAAGATAGATTTGTTATGCTTATGTGCAACTGTAGTACAAGAAGACAACGAGTATCCATGTGGGATTCCTTCATTTGAGAATACATATGACAATGCATGTCCAAGGGTAGTTGAACAATTACCAAATCCAATACCAGAAAGCATCGAACCATAAGGATAGTTTTCTGGTTTGTCATTCATAATTGCATCATAAAGTATCTCAAATGCTTGTTTACACATTGTTCTTGTAAAGTCATTACCGAGTTTGCTGTCATAGCCCTCAGTTGCTTGTGCACATGCATCACAAACAGAGCTTTTGATGACTTGTTCTGGAGTACCATCCATAAAATATGAATCGACTACAGCCATGTCAGCAAGAAATCTGTCTTCTCGCAATAGTTTCTTTTTTCCATCAAACTTCAAAACGCAATATGTTGTCATTTCAGCTCCTGTTCCAAATGTAGTTGGAATCAAGATTTTTTCTTTTTTCATTTCAGGTGCAGCATATTTTACTACATCCATTGAACTGCCTCCTCCTAATCCAATTAGCACTGAAGGATTCTTGTCTTTGAATTTTGAAATAACAGTATTGACATCATCGATTGATGGTTCAGGTGTTACTTGATCATACAGTAAATAGTCCTTAATCCCCATTTTACCAAGCCATTTATCAGAAAGTTCTGGAGGAACGGTTGTAACAACTAGGGCATTTTTTGGGTATTCTGTTTCACCAAGTGCATTTTTTCCAAAATTAATTATTTTTGGAATGCGTACTGTGTGCATAAATCTAACCATCATTGATTATTATTATATCTTGGCGTGAAAAAGAAACGTATGATTATTCAAAATTATGAAGAATTGGCAATATCAGAAAAGAAGATAGATTGTTTGAAGATCCTAGAGGAAGGACTAAAAGCTGCAGATCCAGAAAACATCATACCAAAATTTGTCACTCCAGAAGAAATTAAAATTAACGGAAAAATTATCAAACTAAACAAGTTTTCTGGAATCTATACGGTAGCATTTGGAAAAGCCGGAGATTCCATGACGCGAGCATTAAATGCGATAATTCCAATAAAAAACGGGATCATAGTAATTCCAAAAGGTTCAAAATCAAAAATAAAAGGTAAAAAATTTCAGATTTTTAATTCAGGACATCCAAAACCTGATCAGACAAGTGTAAAGGCAGCAAAAGAAGTGATAAAATTTCTACAAAATAGAAGAGAAGGAGAATTAGTGATTTATTTGGTCTCAGGGGGAGGATCATCATTACTTGCAATTCCTGATGACATAACATTGGATGATAAAATCTACGTGACCAATCTGTTGCTAAAATCAGGATCTACAATTCAAGAGTTCAACTGTATTAGAAAACACTTGTCAAAAATTAAGGGGGGTAGACTAGTTGAAAATACGAAATGTCAAGGAATTGGACTAGTTATGTCAGATGT encodes the following:
- the uvrB gene encoding excinuclease ABC subunit UvrB is translated as MQQIHKFELVSEYEPTGDQPQAIDTLISGVKKGTVQTLLGVTGSGKTFSIANVIARTGKNTLVISHNKTLAAQLYSELKQFFPKNNVGYFVSYYDYYQPESYLPQTDTYIEKDTQINEKIEKLRLEATAMLLSGEPTIIVSTVSCIYSLGNPKDWEDLAITINTGDVIKRNDLIKKFIDARYERNDTEVAPGNFRVKGDTIDIIPAYSEDIVRISMFGDDVEKITLLDNISLKEKRIITQMKIFPAKHYLIAKDVREKAILSIKNELKQRLPELNELEKQRLEMRTKYDLEMIEELGYCSGIENYSRHFDGRKAGEKAFCLMDFFGDDYLLVIDESHVTLPQLHGMYKGDYSRKQQLVTYGFRLPSAYDNRPLKFEEFEDYLKNTIFVSATPSDYEKKISSQIAEQLVRPTGLLDPVVEIRSTKDQMDDLIQEIAKRSVKNERVLVTTLTKRMAEDLAEYLSKKQVRVRYMHSEIEGLQRTELIRQLRLGEFDVLVGINLLREGLDIPEVSLVAILDADKEGFLRNFTSLIQTFGRAARNENGTVIMYADTITKSMSNAINETKRRKEKQIQFNKEHNITPKTIIKSVPEQVTTLDESKLKSTHDLATDIIELEYQMKKYSEELDFERAIECRDRIKRLEKEIKFKDGRK
- a CDS encoding iron-containing alcohol dehydrogenase; amino-acid sequence: MHTVRIPKIINFGKNALGETEYPKNALVVTTVPPELSDKWLGKMGIKDYLLYDQVTPEPSIDDVNTVISKFKDKNPSVLIGLGGGSSMDVVKYAAPEMKKEKILIPTTFGTGAEMTTYCVLKFDGKKKLLREDRFLADMAVVDSYFMDGTPEQVIKSSVCDACAQATEGYDSKLGNDFTRTMCKQAFEILYDAIMNDKPENYPYGSMLSGIGFGNCSTTLGHALSYVFSNEGIPHGYSLSSCTTVAHKHNKSIFYDRFKEAMAKLGFDRLTLKADVSEAADTVMTDRGHLDPNPIPITKQDVIKCLEDIKSGNL
- a CDS encoding pyridoxamine 5'-phosphate oxidase family protein; its protein translation is MQLVGILQIKSPQKIKEFLNQEHVGRISSIDENGYPQIIPMNFVFLNNSVYMHSHIKGEKIDNINRNCKVGFEVDRELEFLPSYFEDPKDASLADTLYVSVVIKGTASLVSSKEEKTLALNGLMKKYQPEGGYDPIQSSMRVLDAVAVIKVIPEVLSGKYKIGQNMRPESRVHLAQQILKRNSPTAKETLKIMGFEITSSGLQMVDEPVW
- a CDS encoding LLM class flavin-dependent oxidoreductase, translated to MITEKPLKFGIQNGLNVARAGYSEDQILTACMLADKTGYDSIFYMDHTNVPQWRNAIVLDPWVMLSAIAAVTNNVELGTCVTDAIRRHPSNIALAAITLDRVSKGRAILGIGAGEAQNLKEFCIPFEKPVSKWEEQIQVIKTLYGSTPDNTVNYDGKYYKLEGACLQAPPIRKPHPPTYMASGGTRTLELTGKLGEGWLPIGYTPELFEDHAKQIQTSMNKHNRTQEEKDKFQYALDIDVYFSEDAEESWAKMKEAVKVSLFKPEVLRVHGIKEIEGFDFVKYFTEYSMSDQSWIVKMREAATKIPDKIARSSTAVGTPDDIIPTFERFMKAGVNHFVIRFWGKNYFGSIDKFASHVMPYLREQIQK